The sequence below is a genomic window from Uranotaenia lowii strain MFRU-FL chromosome 2, ASM2978415v1, whole genome shotgun sequence.
ACACAAGAGGGAAAAACACGAACGTCTTCGACTGAAGATGCGAAACGAAtgaaaactggctttctgcggcgaggaaggtggacaaggtggctgtacaaaatctgatggcaggggttgagcgtaaggcccggaaattcggatttggaaaagcggaagccaaacttaatatttttcttgaattttatactaaattcaaattaaaagaaatttaatttgatttttttaataaacgatttcaccgattaacacgcgttttcccttgaccaaattttgaccgatcACCCTTTAGGGTTAAATATAGATCATCGATATAACGGCGAATGCTTCGGCCGTTGAGTTCCGTACGACAAggagttcaaataaaaatcactttactCTGCGTAAACAGTTCCCTGTTGAGGCGGATATTGAATCTACAACACTGCTGACTAATGTGGAaaaaaggttcctattatggttttttCAGGTGTagtaaagcacaccgggtcagctagtgtcaatatatatttttgattattaacTTTGAATTGcaagaatatcataaaattggttatgttaatttatttttcttaagtaaattGTGAAAATGACTCGGTAAGAcgtgacttttgaatgaaattattggGAAAAGTATCACAGAAAattgtcacagaatttttagtttaaatcacagaaagtcaggatttttttttcaaaacacagacCTTTCTCATATGGTGAAAGTAAAAGGAATGTGATATTCAAAACGAAATagcttttaataaaatattacgtTTATTGATTTCGACAACAAATTGCAATgtcccaattaaaaattcgaatCAACAATAAGCTCTTCCACTCGACAGAACACTATTGTTCCAGGTTCTCAATCATTCCGATAGAAAACTGATTAGATGAATATACATACAATAACTTATTTCTACTCTATTACTCCGCGGTGTTCTATAGGAAAACGAACTTTCTCACTAGTTTTCTGAAACATACAAAAAATTGCTTCACGTTACAAAATGCTCCTAAACAGTTGATCCGAACGGGATCAGCCATTATCGGGTGCAGTAACAGTATAACTTCATCAGGAAATCGTCAACGCAGTAGCTCTGGCTTCCGTATCGATTTGTTCGACTCACACTTCCGGTCAGAGTTGTGCGATTGTTGGAGTTTATTCTGACCGTTGCTTCCATTTCGGCTCCGCCGGGTCTCGTCACGAAGCGTATACTGATATCACTGAATTGGTTCGCCGGTTTCTTGGAGAGTATCGCATCTGCAGATACTCCTATCCGAGAGTCCACAATAGCATGCAGATACAACGTTCCGCACTGTGGATATTTCTTCAACTTTTGGTTCAGATGGTTTATGGTATATCTGGTAGCAGCTATGACTCGATGATCGTTGGTTGGAATTGGTCTATGATCGTGACAGGTGCACCAATGGGCAACAATCCCAGCATCCTCACACGTTCGGTTATCAGAAATCGGCAAAAACAAGCTGATACCACGTGGAACTGGTTTCGATTCCTGTATTTCATACATGCGCTGCTTAAGATATTTGTGAGACAACGAAGACATACCTAGAAAGTCTTTCagtgtttcaaaaaaatcgaaatgcgATGTCAGTCGTTGACGGTTTTTGCGGATATTTGCATAAGCCTCCGGATATTTGGCTTGGAACCATTTCGGTAGCATAAAAAACAGCATTGGTTGGCGTTCTTCCATCATTCCTTGATATGTGTTCCTGAAGCTTCCCCATCGGATTCCATGATCACTCACCAATATTACCACCGATCTATCCAGAAACCCTTCCTGTTCCATGTTTTCCAGCAGCTGTCTGTACGAATTATCTATCAAAGCTGGATGGTTTAGCGAATCGTGGGTCATGGCGCATCCCCAAAGCAACGCAAATATCAATCGATTTTTCATCGATGACACCATCTTAGACCCGTATTCGGCTAGTATTTGTGTAGGATTGCGACCCCCAAGACACAACTTCGCGTTCAAAAACTTATTGTAACCGATATTGCTTTCTGCTCGTTTGAAAAAACTTCGCAGATAGTAGTCCGTTGGTTGACTGCTGAACCCTTTCCGGAGGTAATTGAATGTTTCCAGTCCGCTGATATCCTCGGCGTAGAAGGTTCTGTAACCTGCCTCCGCAAACCGCTTCCAAATGAACGGACACAAATCGAAGGTACTATTTGAAACAGAATTTGGAAGACAAACGGCTGCCAACTCGTCGACATCCAGCCCAGTGAGCATCGGCACCAGGTTGGGGTAGGTGTTGTCGGCAACCTTGTTGTACCCGAACATTTCCACGCCTGGAAGCACAAAGAAAAATTACAGTTCGaaatatttgacttctatctagctttttgaatgttttcctGGACTAGGCCGTGCGATGGGGGGGTTTTTAAGGGTTATatgttaacaaacatgtcagaaaattggctcgcctccggcggaattcaATCCTTCACTTTAGGTCAAAAAATGTTAGTTGTAATtgctttttgtattgaaactcaaattttgacacACACCTAGTCTTTAGAATGGAGTTTCTTTAGGAAGTGTTactaaacaagttcagaatctattcgtaatgaaaattttgcaaaagcagtagaggacataaaaccctacttaaagccattttggaaattgactaaaattctgaaaaagccccagaagccaattcttactttgaaagatggggttaaactttttttaaccaatgcagaaaaagctcaaaaattagcccaacaatttgagtctgctcatgcaattaaacgttgttagtccaatagatgctcaaatttccatagaatttgatgatattctttctaaacaaaatgtatttgagtgttcttgtgagacaaatattgatgaacttaaattgattttcaaaaaatttaaaaatatgaaagctccgtgggaagatgggattttctttattcctattaaaaagttgcccaaaagcacttcaaattttttagttcaaatcttcaataaatgttttcacttggcttattttccaaataaatggaaaaatgccaaagtaacttcaattttgaaacctggaaaaagtgcttcagagccttcaagttatcgaccaattaatttgcttccttctttaagtaaactatttgagagagttattttgaatagaatgataaTTCACatgaatcagaattctattttccctgatgaacaatctggttttcgtcatggacattatactacacatcaacttttgagtctaaccaatatgattaacgctagcaaatctaaTGGTTAtgcaactggtgttgctcttctagatattgaaaaagcttttgacagtatTTGGTACAAAGGTTTAGTTGCTAAATTAGCtcgttttgattttcatatataTGTTTctaatatgattcaaaattacttgattaGTCGAACTtagcaagtaagctatcaaaaaacATGCTCAgcaaggacacccattagagctggtgtccctcagggcagtatacttgggccaattttatacaatattttaacttctgatcttcctgatgtatcAGAAGGAAAAGGcaaaagatt
It includes:
- the LOC129747787 gene encoding uncharacterized protein LOC129747787 isoform X2; amino-acid sequence: MPKGVDYRTLMARGSASGSTRSLRIPSRKARCKLAIILATILLVFLYTISLPWLMYGDGSGAHYVHETFLTGDDEQYFNYNNSYFVNTKGCKMPSLPIVDSYIEKYLKKEDPLNCTPPLLESDSSSVWFHLTDEEADKYYGVQNASLITCCGLPFERKNNDVDQFIEPDSCFRYGERMLVEHEFIIVVCNHPSKPIFYKDFFVFVPLKPAVEQRAERAFDKFKAKTGGVAEQLNIVILGLDSVSRLNFHRQMPLTAEFVIDKVKGVEMFGYNKVADNTYPNLVPMLTGLDVDELAAVCLPNSVSNSTFDLCPFIWKRFAEAGYRTFYAEDISGLETFNYLRKGFSSQPTDYYLRSFFKRAESNIGYNKFLNAKLCLGGRNPTQILAEYGSKMVSSMKNRLIFALLWGCAMTHDSLNHPALIDNSYRQLLENMEQEGFLDRSVVILVSDHGIRWGSFRNTYQGMMEERQPMLFFMLPKWFQAKYPEAYANIRKNRQRLTSHFDFFETLKDFLGMSSLSHKYLKQRMYEIQESKPVPRGISLFLPISDNRTCEDAGIVAHWCTCHDHRPIPTNDHRVIAATRYTINHLNQKLKKYPQCGTLYLHAIVDSRIGVSADAILSKKPANQFSDISIRFVTRPGGAEMEATVRINSNNRTTLTGSVSRTNRYGSQSYCVDDFLMKLYCYCTR
- the LOC129747787 gene encoding uncharacterized protein LOC129747787 isoform X1 — protein: MTKARAMPKGVDYRTLMARGSASGSTRSLRIPSRKARCKLAIILATILLVFLYTISLPWLMYGDGSGAHYVHETFLTGDDEQYFNYNNSYFVNTKGCKMPSLPIVDSYIEKYLKKEDPLNCTPPLLESDSSSVWFHLTDEEADKYYGVQNASLITCCGLPFERKNNDVDQFIEPDSCFRYGERMLVEHEFIIVVCNHPSKPIFYKDFFVFVPLKPAVEQRAERAFDKFKAKTGGVAEQLNIVILGLDSVSRLNFHRQMPLTAEFVIDKVKGVEMFGYNKVADNTYPNLVPMLTGLDVDELAAVCLPNSVSNSTFDLCPFIWKRFAEAGYRTFYAEDISGLETFNYLRKGFSSQPTDYYLRSFFKRAESNIGYNKFLNAKLCLGGRNPTQILAEYGSKMVSSMKNRLIFALLWGCAMTHDSLNHPALIDNSYRQLLENMEQEGFLDRSVVILVSDHGIRWGSFRNTYQGMMEERQPMLFFMLPKWFQAKYPEAYANIRKNRQRLTSHFDFFETLKDFLGMSSLSHKYLKQRMYEIQESKPVPRGISLFLPISDNRTCEDAGIVAHWCTCHDHRPIPTNDHRVIAATRYTINHLNQKLKKYPQCGTLYLHAIVDSRIGVSADAILSKKPANQFSDISIRFVTRPGGAEMEATVRINSNNRTTLTGSVSRTNRYGSQSYCVDDFLMKLYCYCTR